Genomic window (Armatimonadota bacterium):
ACGTCGTCGGACTTCACCGTCAGCAGCTCCTGGAGCGTGCTGGCGGCGCCGTAGGCCTCCAGCGCCCAGACCTCCATCTCGCCGAAGCGCTGGCCGCCGAACTGTGCCTTGCCCCCCAGCGGCTGCTGGGTGATCAGGCTGTAGGGGCCCGTGGAGCGGGCGTGGATCTTGTCCTCCACCAGGTGCAGGAGCTTCATCATGTAGATGAAGCCCACGGTGACCGGCTGGTCGAAGGGCTCCCCGGTGCGGCCGTCGCGCAGGACGGTCTTGCCGGACTCGGGCAGGCCGGCCTGGCGCAGGAGCTCGCGGATCTCCGTCTCCCGCGGGCCGTCGAAGACCGGGCTCTCCACCCAGAGGTTCAGGCGCTCCGCCGCCCACCCCAGGTGGGTCTCCAGCACCTGCCCCACGTTCATCCGGGAGGGCACGCCCAGCGGGTTGAGGATGAGGTCCACCGGGGTGCCGTCGGGGAGGAAGGGCATGTCCTCCTCGGGCAGGATGACCGAGATGACCCCCTTGTTGCCGTGACGCCCCGCCATCTTGTCCCCCACGGTGATCTTGCGCTTCTGCGCCACGTAGACCCGCACCAGGGTGTTCACGCCGGGCGGCAGCTCGTCCCCCTGCTCCCGGCTGAACATCTTCACGGCCACGACCTTGCCCTTCTCGCCGTGGGGCACCTTCAGCGAGGTGTCGCGCACCTCGCGGGCCTTCTCCCCAAAGATGGCCCGCAGCAGCCGCTCCTCCGCGGTGAGCTCCGTCTCGCCCTTCGGCGTCACCTTGCCCACCAGGATGTCCCCGGAGCGGACCTCGGCGCCGATGCGGACGATGCCCCGCTCGTCCAGGTCGCGCAGCGCCTCCTCCCCGACGTTGGGGATGTCCCGGGTGATCTCCTCGGGGCCGAGCTTGGTGTCGCGGGCCTCCACCTCGTACTCCTCGATGTGGATGGAGGTGAAGAGGTCCTCCTTGACCAGGCGGTCGCTGATGACGATGGCGTCCTCGTAGTTGTAGCCCTCCCAGGGCATGAAGGCCACGAGCACGTTGCGCCCCAGCGCCAGCTCGCCCAGGTCGGTGGAGGGACCGTCGGCCAGCACGTCCCCGGTCTTGACCTCCTGGCCGCTGCGGACGATGGGCACCTGGTTGATGCAGGTCCCCTGGTTGCTGCGCATGAACTTCGTCAGGCGGTAGACGTCGCGGCCCCGCTCGGTCTTCACGACGATCTCCTCGCCGGTGACCGACTCCACCACCCCGTCGCGCCGGGCCACCACCACCGCCCCGCTGTCCACGGCCGCGCGGTACTCCATCCCCGTGCCCACCAGCGGCGCCTCCGTGGTGAGCAGCGGGACCGCCTGGCGCTGCATGTTCGAGCCCATGAGCGCCCGGTTGGCGTCGTCGTGCTCCAGGAAGGGGATGAGCGCCGTGGCCACGGAGACGATCTGCTTCGGCGAGACGTCCATGAAGTGGACCTGCTCGGGCGGGACGACGACGATCTCCGAGCCGTGCCGGGCGGTGACCCGAGGCCCCCTCAGCCGCCCGTCCTCGTCCACCGGCGCGTTGGCCTGGGCGATGATGTAGCGGTCCTCCTCGTCGGCGGTCAGGTAGCGGATGCGCCGGGTCACCACGCCGTGGCGCACCTCGCGGTAGGGGGTCTCGATGAAGCCCAGGTCGTTCACCCGGGCGTAGCTGGAGAGGGAGGAGATGAGGCCGATGTTCGGCCCCTCCGGCGTCTCGATGGGGCACATCCGGCCGTAGTGGGAGGGGTGGACGTCGCGCACCTCGAACCCCGCGCGCTCCCGGGAGAGGCCCCCCGGGCCCAGCGCGGAGAGGCGGCGCTTGTGCGTCAGCTCGGCCAGGGGGTTGGTCTGGTCCATGAACTGGGA
Coding sequences:
- the rpoB gene encoding DNA-directed RNA polymerase subunit beta, which encodes MRTPTNPRRLGIEHKVVRRGRRPRVSFAKIPEILDVPDLVEVQRRSYEWFLREGIREVFEEVSPIQDFTGNLELHFAVESGQKKTPPPSVFAGDPVLDFGGYRIERLKYTEEECRDRDYNFSAALKVKVRLVIRETGEIKEQEVFMGDFPLMTERGTFIINGAERVVVSQLVRSPGVYYNFTEGPTGRLPTATVIPHRGAWLELEADPNGILYTRIDRTRKIPATVLLRAVGYETNEQIAALYDGDEVILATLAKDPSRDQDSALVEIYKRLRPGDPPTVESARTLMHSLFFEPRRYDLGRVGRYKLNKKLGLDHPLEQRTLTKEDIVEIIRYMVRLVRGETQAVDDDIDHLGNRRVRSVGELLQNQFRIGMLRMERVIRERMTIQDTAQITPQLLINIRPVVAAIREFFGSSQLSQFMDQTNPLAELTHKRRLSALGPGGLSRERAGFEVRDVHPSHYGRMCPIETPEGPNIGLISSLSSYARVNDLGFIETPYREVRHGVVTRRIRYLTADEEDRYIIAQANAPVDEDGRLRGPRVTARHGSEIVVVPPEQVHFMDVSPKQIVSVATALIPFLEHDDANRALMGSNMQRQAVPLLTTEAPLVGTGMEYRAAVDSGAVVVARRDGVVESVTGEEIVVKTERGRDVYRLTKFMRSNQGTCINQVPIVRSGQEVKTGDVLADGPSTDLGELALGRNVLVAFMPWEGYNYEDAIVISDRLVKEDLFTSIHIEEYEVEARDTKLGPEEITRDIPNVGEEALRDLDERGIVRIGAEVRSGDILVGKVTPKGETELTAEERLLRAIFGEKAREVRDTSLKVPHGEKGKVVAVKMFSREQGDELPPGVNTLVRVYVAQKRKITVGDKMAGRHGNKGVISVILPEEDMPFLPDGTPVDLILNPLGVPSRMNVGQVLETHLGWAAERLNLWVESPVFDGPRETEIRELLRQAGLPESGKTVLRDGRTGEPFDQPVTVGFIYMMKLLHLVEDKIHARSTGPYSLITQQPLGGKAQFGGQRFGEMEVWALEAYGAASTLQELLTVKSDDVVGRVKTYEAIVKGENIQEPGVPESFKVLVKELQALCLDVKVLSEDKKEIELKEIEEDITETAKALGINLEGEEALVEEY